atccttcaaggagggagatagcgtctacctcattcgacgcaacatcaaaacacaacgacctaacagcaagctcgattttaagaagcttggaccttttaaaatcagcaagaaaatcagcgacaccaactacagactgtcattaccagacaccatgaaaattcaccccacatttcacgtatcactactggaaccagcaccacacggcaccagcacacaagaaacgatcgagatcgacgcagaacaaacctacgacgttgaacgaatactcgaccacagacgaaaccacggcaaaacagagtaccttgttaaatgggaaaactatGGGCATGAGGAAAACACttgggaaccccttaaccacctccaggattgccaggaaccgctccgccagtactatcaggagttggatctgcgagcaagtcagccaagaaaaagaggacgacctaagaaagcaccacctaccattcccagaagttaaggaccgaccaggactcgaaaccataccaccagacgaacctATCAAGGAACGATCAGTAtgcaacacaaaacaaaaacaccagaaaacgacgtaccaacggaatgttgcgcaagaacattcatctcatccaacaacgaaggattcagaggacccatcgggaaagtcgaatcccagagaaaattggaatccggaaaaagcgactccaaggacatttcaggcaggacctcggttgatcgtcgacgctcctcctgttctgcctcctcacgctccacccgatccaattcctccaagtcATCAATTCCGCGAGACACAGCTCGCATCATTTTCTCAAACcacaatttcttttgtttccgcAAGCGAAGCAGTTTCAGTTGCTTCTCCTGAATCCTTTGCTGCTCCGCCAAAATGTCCTCCTCCAGAGCTTCGACCTCCGCATCCAGTTTCGAATGCTGCCGACCGATGTTGCGCAATTGGGCGTTAGACACCCCCAATACGTCGCAACCAGACCGATTGACACGAAGGCATTCAATGCAACGAGAAGAGTCTTGCGGCGAGACAGCGCAACGCACCATGCCGCGCGATTCACAAtaagaacaagaaggcatGTCCACGGAACAAGGAAGGAGAGACGCAAGAAGAGCGTGGCGACGTTCCGTCGACGAGCGACCGGATTTTGGTTTGGCTACACGACTAGACATGGCGCAAGAGAGTTAGCcaggaaggaaggaaaaccagaacagggatcaagggagtacggactacttaaaggccaaagggacttggccaaaggagaggagacctgatgttacgaccagacagttgggccggtaccagagaggccaggtggggtcacacccctcctgacgacactcgcccaaaagagataccgaccggcagaacaacgattacctaaggacaaggccacgagatctcacgtgacctcacgtgacggccaagggaatggatctctatgatctgtagaatctcagttgagaatcacagatcaaacagatcaagagagatcacattcggaacatagtctatataaggcacgctcattaccatgtagatagattcgattctaggattgcttagcagcaatcaaactctagttaacctcaatacttacttgagaacgatcataacttcacccccagtcattgagaaccccagttacccagccagacgctcagttgcttcaacccactgtactttaccctaagaacaggttacccgataccttgatcgtaacacaaTTGTCGAATACTCGCAAAGATTGCTACGTTTCTAAAACTAAACAAACGCTTcctactagaactagctTAAATTTTCAACTTGACAAAATAAAGATTGGGACAAATATTAAAACAGATATCATTTGATTATTCTTAACGTTATTTTCTAAAACTCGAATAATAATATTATATTTGGAAGTGGTGTCTTCTTGCTTTTTCATACAAAGGTAATATTGTGCTGTTCACTTCTTTTTGCGTGCCAAAAGGCCCTTGACATATTAGAGGCCGGTGGGTTTGGTACATAttcagaaaaagaagaacaggaataaaaaacaaacagATAATAATCGCAACGCCGGTCGGAGCCCAGTGATCTAAAACTAGAAGGATCCCGGGACGCAACCACTATAATTGCTATCAGGATTATACGATCATTGGTGGGAATAAAAAAGCAATCCATGCGTCCACTAATACAAATATTTCAAGGTCGCCCGAATAGTACGATCCTCGCAACACTGACCACATTCCAAGGAGATAAGTTCAGACGGCAACATGTGATTCCATGCTCGCTATTCAAGTGATTTAGAGATATGTGGAAAAAGCAACCCGGGGTAGACTCGAGTCAGCCGAGAAAATGGCTCATCCTGTCAAGACAGCCCCCCTCCGCCCAAGAACACTCTGATTCGGCCTTGTGCCGATAGCGACCGACAAGGCCGTGTCGGCGTCATGCCATGACAGCTCATGGGTTCGACGGCCGTCCGTGGGCGTGCGACGCATCGAGCGGAACAAGGCGGCAAAGGTCTTGCTGCCAAGGCGGTCGTAACATGCGGCGGCCTCGTCCACGGTCTCTTTGGTAGGCCCCCCCTCGCGTGCGCTATAAATGGAGACACCATACGACACGTTCTTGATGCCGGTGGTCGTGGCGTCGTAGCTCACAAAGTAGGGGGCCCCCTGGGCGTGGAAGTCGTATCCCCATCCCGTCCAAGCCGTGTTGTCGTGCGCCTCGAGGGCGGGGATCGTGAAGTTCCATGCATACGTCTCCCCCGCCAGCGGCACGTCGAGTGCCAGCGTTCTAATCACAGTGTCGTTTCTTCCTAGCTGGAACGAGTTGATGTCGGCGATGACGGTCGGTCTGATATCCGAGACCTGGTGGCCGCTGACTGTGCTGTTGATTGGGTACCATTCATTCTGTTCATTTGCATCACTGGTGAACCTCTGGTACAGACCGCCAATATCTGGTACTCATACAGTTTGGGAGCCCTGCCATTCTTACCTGCATGTTGGACCAGTCCCAGTACTCTTCTATACTCGTCCACGCGAGAGCCCATTTTCCATACCCAAACCCGAAGGCTGGTTGAGTCCAAGGCCACTCAACCGAGGCTTCGTTAAGGTACGTCGCATTGACAGACCGAGGGGGTAAACGGAAAGTGATGCACGGGTCGTCGAAAAGGTCTCTTGGCGAGGGGATCGACAAGCTCACCGCCAACACTCGGGCCACCGCAGGCAGAACAGAATGGAGTAGGCTGAACTTGACCATGGTGAAAATAAAGGACGCCTGGGAGACGAAGAGGTAACGCTGCAATAGTGGAAGAACAAAAATATTTAAAGCGTGGCGGAGGAACCCTTCCGTGTAACTCCTGATGCTTAGGTATACATATAGTAAACAACAGAGAGGGTGGGTCTCCGGGCATACCATCTATCGAGTGGATATTTACCAGGCAACCATTGGTAATTAAAAACGCTTGCTGAATCACGTAGCCACCTTGCGGAGCTAACCATTTAGTAATTCGACCGAGTCTCGAACACTGGTAGGGTGTAATCTCCCCGCTTGCCAAGTTATTATGTGCACCAAAGTACGAAGGTCCGCAGGATCTAACCGTTTCTGATATAGGTATACGGTCCACATACCAAACCCAGGCTATTTTGCGTATATTCTGCCCAAATCTTTGAACGTAGTTGTTGTTTGCGTACTCGTGGCAAGAACGTGAATCTGCCAATTCTTTACAAAATTGTTCAAAAGCAAACAGAAATCAAACAAAAAGGTGTTTTTGTCAGGGACGGCCAACCTTTCCGGCGTGCTGGTCGCACACAAGAGTCAAGGAAGTGGCCAAGATCGGGATGGAAATCCTTCAGGTCCAGACGCGCATATATCGGAGTCACCTCGGCTCCAGTCAAGCTTCGCCCGGCTTACTACGGTACAAGGTTGCATCCCCTAGTCTTCAATATCCGACAGATTCAAGCCTTCATCTAGATCAAGGTTTATTTCCTCCTTTCTTCTCCTGATCATGAGCTTAACCATAGGACTGGTCATGTGTGCTGTCTCATTGTCGAAGAACTTTGGCATCTTGTCGGTTTCGTCTAATTCCCAATCGTACTTGAGAAGCATGTGTGCCAATGCGACTTTGAGTTCGCTGCTGGCAAGGAACCGCCCCGGACACGCATGCCTCCCATGTCCTTTGGTAACCCCTCTCTCGTCAGCATGGACCCTGGCGTTTTGATAAACCCTgccaaaccaaaaaaaaaaaaaaaaaaaaaaaaaaaagtgatacTCACCAAAGGCAAACATTTCGTTGGACGTGGAAACATACTGATTCGCGTTGTTCGAATCGTCGCGAAGTCGCAGAAATCGCCTCGCGTCGAACTCGTTTGGCCTTTCGTAGATTTTTGGGTCTCGAAGCTTCGACGCCACCATAATGATAGCCCCTTTTGGGAGGCGAGTTCCATCTGAAAGGGTCATGTTCTGCATCACCTTCCGGTTGAGGGTTACTGAATAACAGGTCAGCTAATAGAACAACGTCACAGGCTGCTCCGCAAAAGCTACCTTACCATCGCTGGGCTATTGGTGCGGAGTTTGTCAGTGGTTAGTAATTTGAGCAATACTACAATCGTGTTGCCCGCCCCGAGTTCTATGGTCAACCTACGGGATGAAATCGCTGCGACTCCTTCAAGAAGCTGTCCATGAGCTTCATATTGTAAAGAGCCTGCTTGCTCCAACCGCCCTCGCGAATGACTTGGATCACCTCTTCCCGCAACTGTTTCTTTAGTTCCGGATAGTTGGCGATGTCCATGAGCGCCACCGTAAGCGCCTCAGTCGTGGCATGGATTGAAGCAACGGTGAGGGAGAGCTGGGCGGCCACGTAATCGACCTTTTGCCCTTTGGCAACCTCGACCATCCATCCGATCGCATCAGAGACCCGTGGTGGCTTTTTGCCCTCGGATAAAAGCTGCTCGGCTCGCCGCCTTCTGTTTTCAACCTCGGTGCTGATGATCCTGCTAGCATCGGCGTAGTGGCGTTCTAG
Above is a genomic segment from Pyricularia oryzae 70-15 chromosome 7, whole genome shotgun sequence containing:
- a CDS encoding cytochrome P450 yields the protein MFQNGNTISSLNTSNASNINMNFSSLLLSVALLGASLFIIGYWFYERVYTEWPWSGFPLAVLPGKGRKPKESYMESASRTIAAGLEKYSGPFQMITSTGPKLVLPHKYADEIRNRPELDFNEAFRKDFFAHYPGFDGFKASLDNPFLIPQTLRLKLTPSMGLVTHHLVDEATDALHGIYGEDPNWRSVTFKQNNLDLIARLSSRVFLGKPICRDKQWLEIAKNHTVDSFLAARDLRAQPFFMRRIMHRFMPHNVNIQRHYADASRIISTEVENRRRRAEQLLSEGKKPPRVSDAIGWMVEVAKGQKVDYVAAQLSLTVASIHATTEALTVALMDIANYPELKKQLREEVIQVIREGGWSKQALYNMKLMDSFLKESQRFHPLTCYSVTLNRKVMQNMTLSDGTRLPKGAIIMVASKLRDPKIYERPNEFDARRFLRLRDDSNNANQVYQNARVHADERGVTKGHGRHACPGRFLASSELKVALAHMLLKYDWELDETDKMPKFFDNETAHMTSPMVKLMIRRRKEEINLDLDEGLNLSDIED